From one Caldithrix abyssi DSM 13497 genomic stretch:
- a CDS encoding DMT family transporter, translated as MLNYLILLFGVFVTSWSSIFIRWIGDVHPLVISFYRLFFSVLVLSPFLLKRMKSGRHLPSNVFSKNTLFLILSGFFLAMHFFTWIQSLQWTTVGNSIFLESTHPIFAVILSYFVLKEKSSPLIIGGIALALLGIFVIVNSDMGAHPFATLGDFLAIISAFCLAAYLLIARFYRQKIDLLPYLVLVYAAAALFTLLLILFLKINFLNLALKSWFFLGLLALGPNLIGHSLLNWASRKMPVYLVNLAMQGEAVLATFYAALLLNEIPGEQFYFGAGLILLAVSFIFLNRR; from the coding sequence ATGTTAAACTATCTCATTCTTCTTTTCGGCGTTTTTGTGACCTCCTGGAGTTCGATTTTCATTCGCTGGATTGGCGATGTCCATCCGCTGGTAATCTCTTTTTATCGGCTGTTTTTCAGCGTTCTTGTGCTTTCTCCTTTTTTATTAAAAAGAATGAAAAGCGGCCGCCATCTTCCTTCGAATGTATTTTCAAAAAATACGCTTTTTCTGATTCTTTCAGGATTTTTTTTAGCCATGCATTTTTTTACCTGGATCCAGTCGCTGCAGTGGACAACGGTCGGGAATTCCATTTTTCTGGAAAGCACGCATCCGATTTTCGCCGTAATTCTGTCTTATTTTGTTCTCAAAGAAAAGAGCTCTCCTTTGATTATTGGCGGCATTGCTCTGGCCCTGCTGGGAATTTTTGTGATCGTTAACAGCGACATGGGCGCCCACCCTTTTGCGACTCTGGGTGATTTTTTAGCCATTATTTCTGCCTTTTGCCTGGCCGCCTATTTGCTGATCGCCCGTTTTTACAGACAAAAAATAGACCTTTTGCCTTATTTGGTTCTGGTTTATGCTGCCGCCGCTTTGTTCACCTTGCTGCTGATTTTATTTTTAAAAATCAACTTTTTGAACCTTGCGCTAAAAAGCTGGTTTTTTTTAGGACTGCTGGCGCTGGGGCCGAATTTAATCGGCCATTCGCTTTTGAACTGGGCTTCACGCAAGATGCCGGTTTATCTGGTAAATCTGGCCATGCAGGGCGAAGCCGTACTGGCCACCTTTTATGCCGCTCTTTTGTTGAATGAAATTCCGGGCGAACAATTTTACTTTGGCGCAGGGCTGATTCTGCTTGCCGTTAGTTTTATTTTTTTAAACAGAAGGTAG
- a CDS encoding glycerate kinase type-2 family protein, whose product MENFNKVAKRMISAALQAVDPFNLIIEQCQLKDNELVIGRVKRNLTQYRHIYVLGAGKASAAMAQALEKLLGERISGGLVIVKYGHARPTQKIKILEAGHPLPDENTLEATNQLLQLARAAKKDDLVIFLLSGGGSALLEQLPDGVTLKDLQKLNQLLLGCGANIEEINAVRKHVSLVKGGQLAKQIYPAELVSLILSDVIGDPLAGIASGPTAPDDSTFEGAWRIVLKYGLSEKLPHSIQQRLERGKGGQIPETPKANNSVFKKVSNIILGNNLLALKKARETAQQSGFNALILTDRAQGEVAEISKLLAAIFERNFSEQELTRSPGCILLGGEPTVTLRGNGLGGRNQEMALQMLLHLQKVERPFYFCSVGTDGTDGPTDAAGAWIDHRSFQKARSKKLDIEAYLQKNDSYHFFAKLDQLIKTGPTGTNVMDIMILLF is encoded by the coding sequence ATGGAAAATTTTAACAAAGTGGCTAAGCGGATGATCTCAGCCGCGTTACAGGCGGTGGATCCGTTTAATTTAATTATCGAGCAATGTCAGTTAAAAGACAACGAACTGGTGATCGGCCGTGTAAAACGCAACCTTACACAATACCGTCATATTTACGTGTTAGGGGCAGGAAAGGCTTCTGCGGCCATGGCACAGGCGCTTGAAAAGCTGTTGGGAGAACGCATTAGCGGCGGCCTGGTCATTGTAAAATACGGACATGCTCGGCCAACGCAAAAGATCAAAATTCTGGAAGCCGGACATCCGTTGCCGGATGAAAACACTCTTGAGGCAACGAACCAATTGTTGCAACTGGCCCGGGCAGCTAAAAAAGACGACCTGGTGATTTTTTTGTTAAGCGGCGGCGGATCTGCCCTGTTAGAACAGTTGCCCGATGGCGTAACGCTAAAAGATTTGCAAAAATTAAATCAACTGCTGTTAGGCTGCGGCGCCAATATTGAGGAGATCAATGCGGTTCGCAAACACGTCAGTCTGGTTAAAGGCGGGCAGCTGGCCAAACAAATTTACCCCGCCGAACTGGTAAGCCTGATTTTGTCGGACGTGATTGGCGATCCTCTGGCAGGAATTGCTTCCGGGCCAACCGCTCCGGATGATTCGACCTTTGAAGGCGCCTGGAGGATCGTGTTAAAATATGGACTGTCTGAAAAACTGCCCCATAGCATTCAACAGCGCCTGGAAAGAGGAAAAGGAGGGCAGATCCCCGAAACGCCAAAAGCAAACAACTCCGTGTTTAAAAAGGTTTCCAATATTATTCTTGGAAATAACTTACTGGCCTTAAAAAAAGCGCGGGAAACAGCACAACAGTCTGGCTTTAACGCGCTGATTCTCACCGATCGGGCGCAGGGCGAGGTGGCTGAAATCTCCAAATTGCTGGCCGCTATTTTTGAACGCAACTTTAGCGAACAGGAGCTGACGCGTTCGCCGGGCTGTATTTTGCTGGGAGGAGAACCCACGGTAACGTTAAGGGGCAACGGACTGGGAGGAAGAAATCAGGAGATGGCATTACAAATGCTATTGCATTTACAAAAGGTGGAAAGACCGTTTTATTTTTGCAGCGTGGGTACCGATGGAACGGACGGGCCGACCGATGCGGCCGGGGCCTGGATTGATCACCGCTCCTTTCAAAAAGCGCGATCAAAAAAGTTGGATATTGAAGCCTATCTACAAAAAAATGATTCGTATCATTTTTTTGCAAAGCTCGATCAATTGATTAAAACAGGGCCAACCGGCACCAATGTAATGGATATCATGATTTTACTTTTTTAA